The genomic stretch TCCGCTACGCGGCGCTGGCACCGCTGTCGTTGGGGGACACCGTCATCTCGGGACAGGAGGGCACGGGAGGCTCGGGGGCCGCGCTGGGCTTCTCATCGGGCTGGGGCTACGGGCGCTACCGGCCGTTTGGCGGCTTCGGCGTGGGCTCGTACATGGGCCCGTACTACCCAGACCCGTACTACGCCGGCTACCAGTGCCGCGAACCCCTGCCCACGCGGGACATGCTGCAGAAGGCCTTGCCGGAGGGAACGCTCGAGCCCGGTGGCCGCATGTCGGGCTTCCTCTACTTCCAGGGCGTGGGCTCGCGAGAAGGCCAGGTGGTGCTCCAGGCCCGGCTCGTGGACGCGGAGAGCGGCGAGCCGTTGGGCACGCTCGACATCCCCTTCCAGGTCCGCAAGGGCTGAGCCCCAAGGCCCGGCGCGGCGGGCCTCTGCTCAGTGAAGCGTCGGCGAGGTGTCCCGCATGGACACGCGAGGGAAGCCTTCCAACAACGACGCCTCGTCGGACACACCCAGCTCGCGCCGCAGCGTCGGGCCGTCCATGGGCAGGCCAAAGAGCGCCGCCGTGGGCACCCAGTCCAGGGCCGCGGCCACCAGGGGCCCCAGGCCCACGAGCGCCACCGCCGCGCCTCGCGACGTCCCTGTCGCCAGTCCGCCCACCACCATCCCAGCGCCCGTCACGATGCGGAGCCACCGCCCCGGCCGCGACGCCAAGAAACCAACGACCATATGCACCTCCCAGGGGCGAAGATGGCCACGTCCTGGCGGGCGGCCACCCGGGCCAGAGCCCCGCACGGGTGGAACGCCGGGCAGCCAGGCAGGCACCCACGGGCGCCCTGACCGGGCGCCTGCCCGCCGAGCGTCTCACGCGGGCTTCACCGGTGCGGTGCCCCGCCTGTCCGCTGCCAGCTTGCGGGGTGAAAGCCAGCTTTCGCGCACGGGGCTCCACGGACCGCCCTGGGGGAGGCAACCATGTTTAGTCGTTCGGAAATCCACAAGGGGATGAAGGTGCGCGGAAACGACGGGCACGTTCTCGGACGCATCATCGAGATGACAGGGGATGAACTCATCGTGGAGAAGGGCCTCATCCGCCGGCATGACTTCGCGGTGTCCCTGACGGACGTGCGTGAAGTCGTGGGTGGAGAAGTCGTGCTCAACCACGGGCGGGACAGCCTCTTCTCCGCGCCCCGGGAAGTCCCGCCCACGAAGCACTGACGGCTCAGACGCCGCGGCTCGCGTCCGGCGCGCCCTCCGGGGCCGAGGTGACCTCCGGTGCACCGTCGCCGCGCCATCCGGCACGGGCCTCCGCCTCGCGGGCCGCGCGTCGCCCCGCGGCCACGTCCACCCGGGACAGCACCGCCGCGCCCGACACGAAGAAGAAGAGCAGGGACAGCACCGCCTGCCGGCTGGAGCCCGTCAGCTCCACCGTGGCCGCGAACACCAGCGGGCCCGCCACCGCCGTGACTTTCTCGAAGACGCTGAAGAGGCCGAAGAACTCCGCCGCCCTGTCCCGGGGCACCATCTGCGCGAAGAGCGAACGGCTCAAGGCCTGACTGCCGCCCTGCACCATGCCCACCAGCAACGCGAGCGCGAAGAAGTGCACCGGCGTGCGCATGAAGTAGCCCAGGAACGTCACCCCCACGTACACCGACAGGGCGAACATCAGCGCGCGCTTCACCCCCACCCGTCCCGCGGCGCGCCCGAACAGCACCGCGCACGGCACACCCACCACCTGCGTCAGCAGCAACGCACCAATCAGCGCGCCCCGGCCAATGCCCAGCTCCGTCCCGTACAGCGTGGACAAGCGGATGATGGTGCCGATGCCGTCGCTGTAGAGCAGATAGGCCACCAGCAACAGAAAGGCCTGACGGTGCTGGCGCAGCCCGCCCAGCGTGCCCGCCAGCTGCGTGAAGATGCCGCGCAGGGACAGCGGGGGACGTTGGACGGACACGTCCGGTTTTGGTTCGGGGATGCGCCGGAAGAGGGGCACCGAGAAGATGGCCCACCACACCGCCACGGAGGCGAAGGCCACGCGCGACGCGGCCCCCGCGTCCGCCAGTCCGAACCACTGGGGCTTCATCAACAGCACCAGCTGCGCGGCCAGCAGCAGACCGCCGCCCAGATAGCCCAGCGCGTAGCCCGCGGTGGACACACGGTCCAGCTCATCATCCCGGGCGATGTGCCGCAGGAGCGCGTCCGCGAAGACGATGCTGCCCGTCACGCCCACGTTGCCCAGCCCGAAGAGCAGCAGACCCCACTCCCAGTCACCCGGGCCCACCGTGGCCAGCGCCAGCGTGGACACCATGCCCAGGCCCGCGAAGATGCCCAGCATGTGCTTGATGCGTCCGGCCCGGTCGCTCAGCGCGCCCAGCACCGGTGACAGCACCGCCACCACGCTCAGCGCCACCGCGGTGGCGGTGGCGAAGCGGCTGGTGGCCACCTCGCGCGGCAGTCCCTCCGCCGCCACGGAGGCGTAGTAGAGCGGGAACACCACCGTGACGACGGTGGTGATGAAGGCCGAGTTCGCCCAGTCGTACATCGCCCACGCGCGCAGCGCGGGCCGCGTCAGGCCGATGCGACACAGGAGCCCCAGCACCAGACGCCTCATGCGCCGAAGTCCACCCCGCCCACTGCGTCGTCGCCCTGGACCGACTGGTAGACGTGCCAGGCCGCCGCCAGGTCCTGGAAGGGCAGTCCTACCGCCGCGAAGACGGTGACGTCCTCCGCGGACGTGCGCCCGGGCTTCAGGCCGGCCAACACCTCGCCCAGCTCCGCGTGGATGGACTCCTCACCCAGCCCCACCGCGCCCGCGGCGCCGGTGGACACCGCCAGGCCCCGGTGGTCGACGATGAACCGCGACTGACGCAGCAGCTCCGCGGACAGCTCGGCCTTGCCCGGCTCGTCCGCGCCCAGCGCGATGATGTGCGTGCCCGGCCGCACCATGCCGGGGTGCAGGAAGGGGTGACGGCTCCACGTCGCCGTCACGATGATGTCCGCGTCGGAGACGGCCTCCTCCATGGACTCCGCCATCCGCACCGGCAGGTTCAACTCCTGGTACATGCGCGTGGCGAAGGCGAGCGAGCGCTCCGGCGCCGTGTCGAACACCCGCACGTGCGTCAGCGAGCGCACCAGCCGCAACGACTTGAGCTGCAGCACCGCCTGCCGGCCCGCGCCAATGAGCGCCACCCGGCTCGCGTCCGGCCGCGCCAGCACGTCCGCCGACAGCGCGCCCACCACGCCCGTGCGCACCGCAGTCAGGTGGCCGGCGTCCATCACCGCCATCACCTCGCCGGTAGCGACGTCGTGCAGGTGCACCACGCCTCGAATCGCCGGCGACTGGCCGGGGAACTTCGCGTGCACCTTCACGGAGTAGGCGGGGATGGAGGGCAGGCTGCCAGGGAACAGCACCAGGGCGGTGCCCTCGGCGTGGAGGGGGGCCCGGGCGCGCTGCGGTGCCACGGTGCGTGCCAGGGCGTCGGTGCGGAAGGCCTCGCGCATGTCCTCCAGCAAGAGAGGAGCCTGCAGGTTGCGGGAGACGTCGGAGCGGGTCAGCAGGAGCGTGCGCATCTTACAGACACCCTAACCGAGCCCGTGCGGGCCCACAGCTCCACAGCGCATGGACACGGTGGCAAGCGCCCGAAGTTGGACGTCCGAGCGGACGGTGCGCCGCAGTGCCGCCCGTGGTGGCGTCCACCGGGCCCGCCTCCAGCGACGGTGGGACGAGGCACGCAGGCGCCATCGTCCCCAGAATGGAGGTGAACGGCGGGGTGGGCGGCCCCAGGGCCTCGGGAGGCCAGTGATGCTGGAGACAGAGTCACGCACAGCGGGCGACAAGGAGGCCTCCGGGGCTCGGACGCTCAAGGCGGCGGAGTTCCTGCGCGCCCACCAGGAGGAGGTGCTGGAGGACTGGCAGCGGGCCATGCGAGCGTTTCACGTGGGACACGCGGCGCAGCCTTCGTGGCTGCTGGACCACATGCCCCAGTTGCTCAACATGCTCGCGGACCTCATCGACCACGGCCCGGACGAAATCCTCACCACGGTGCCGGACGAGCACGCGATGTCCCGGCTGGACGCCGGCTTCGACCTGGGCCAGGTGGCGTCCGAGTACGCGCTCCTGCGCAAGTGCATCCTCCACAGGATGGAAGCCGAAGCGGCCTACCCCGCGCCGGGCGAGTTGGAGCGGATGGAGGACGCGCTGGACCGGATTGTCACCCGGACGGTGACGTCCTTCTCCCAGGGGCGGCAGCGCATCCTCCAGGCCCTGGACCGGATGACGCAGGCCGCGCTGGACAGCCCTTCCATGGCCAGCCTCCCCTCGCGGCTGCTCACCGTCCTGGTGGAGTCTGCGCTCTCGGTCGACTCGGCGGCGTTCGTGCTGGTGGAAGGCGACGCGCTGGTGGTGCGCGCCGCGGTGGGCCTGGGCGCGGACGAGGCGCTCGGCGTGTCGCTGGAGCGGGAGGAAGGATTCGTGGGCGAGGTGCTCCGCCAGCGTCAGCCCCTGACGCTGCGCTCAGCGTCCACGGACCCTCGCGTGACACTGCCCACGCTGAAGCAGGAAGGGCTGCGCGCCGTGTACGGCGTGCCCCTGCTGGATGGCGACCAACTCCTGGGCATGGCGTACATGTGCTCGCGCACCGCCTTCGTCTTCTCCGAACCGGACGCCCTCTTGTTCCGGACCATGGCGCAGCGAGCCACCGCGCACCTGGTGCAGGCCCGGCTCCGGGCCCGCGAGCGCCAGGCCCACGCGGACGCCCAGCGCTCGCTGGCGCAACTGGACGCGCTGCTGGCCTCCACACCTCTGGGCATCGCCCAGTTGGACCGGGAGTTGCGCTTCGTGCGCATCAACCAGGCCATGGCGGACATCGACGGCCACTCGCCGGAAGCCCACCTGGGCCGCCGCTTCCAGGAGATGGCCCCCGTGACGGCCGTGGCCACGTTCGAGCCCATGTTCCGCCGCATGATTGAGACAGGTGAACCCGTGGACGCCGTCGAGTTCACCATCCCTGGAGATGCCCGGACCTTCCAGGCCAGCGTCCACCCGGTCCGCACGCCCGACCAAGGGGTGCTGGGCTTGAGCTGCACGGTGGTGGATGTCTCCCACCACAAGCGGGCGGAGGCCGTACTCCAGCGGGCGGTGGACTTCCGGGAACAACTCATGGCGGTGTTGGGACACGACCTGCGCAACCCACTCAACGCCATCAACGCCTCGGCCTTCCAGCTCACGCGGTCCGAGGACCTGACTCCACCCGAGCGTCGCGCCGTGGACCGCATCCGCAAGGCCACCGCGCGCATGGGGCGCATGATTACGGACATCCTCGACTTCGCCCGCACCCGCCTGGGCGGGGGGCTTCCCGTGGCCCGCCAGCCCATGGACTTCGTGGAGGTATGCCAGGCGACGCTGGAGGAGCTCCGGGTCAGCGCCCCGGAGCGCTCGCTGGTGTTCGAGGCGCACGGAGACACCCGGGGGAACTGGGACCCGGACCGGGTATCGCAGGTGCTGGGCAATCTGGTGGCCAACGCCCTCCAGCATGGCCAGGAAGACAGACCGGTGTGTGTCACGGTGCGCGGAGAGGCGCGTGAGGTGGTGCTGGAGGTCCACAACACCGGCGAGCCGATTGCGTCCGAGCTGATGCCGCGCCTGTTCGACCCGTTCAAGAGCATGCCCGCAACCGCGCCACCGCAGGACGTCGCGAGGAAGAAGCGCAGCCTGGGCCTGGGCCTCTACATCGTCAGCCAGATTGTCGGCGCACACGGGGGGCACGTGGAGGTCCGCTCCAACCGAGACCAGGGCACCACCTTCACCGTCCACTGGCCCCGCACCCTCACGACGCTCGGGGGCGCATGAAGCAGCGCGGCAGGCGGGACGGCCTGCCACCCTCTGCCTGCACGCCGGCCCCTTCTGGGGGTGAATCGCGCACGCCGGGCCGCTATGCCTAGGGCATGTTCTTCAATCCGACCAAGAAGCCGAGGATTCCGACCCCGGAGGAAGCACTGCCGGGCCGCTCGGACGTGATGCCCGTCCCGGAGAAGCACGAGGTGCTGGGCACACCCATCAAGGGCCCCGTGCCGGAAGGCCTGG from Myxococcus xanthus encodes the following:
- a CDS encoding YgaP-like transmembrane domain translates to MVVGFLASRPGRWLRIVTGAGMVVGGLATGTSRGAAVALVGLGPLVAAALDWVPTAALFGLPMDGPTLRRELGVSDEASLLEGFPRVSMRDTSPTLH
- a CDS encoding DUF2171 domain-containing protein, whose amino-acid sequence is MFSRSEIHKGMKVRGNDGHVLGRIIEMTGDELIVEKGLIRRHDFAVSLTDVREVVGGEVVLNHGRDSLFSAPREVPPTKH
- a CDS encoding MFS transporter — its product is MRRLVLGLLCRIGLTRPALRAWAMYDWANSAFITTVVTVVFPLYYASVAAEGLPREVATSRFATATAVALSVVAVLSPVLGALSDRAGRIKHMLGIFAGLGMVSTLALATVGPGDWEWGLLLFGLGNVGVTGSIVFADALLRHIARDDELDRVSTAGYALGYLGGGLLLAAQLVLLMKPQWFGLADAGAASRVAFASVAVWWAIFSVPLFRRIPEPKPDVSVQRPPLSLRGIFTQLAGTLGGLRQHRQAFLLLVAYLLYSDGIGTIIRLSTLYGTELGIGRGALIGALLLTQVVGVPCAVLFGRAAGRVGVKRALMFALSVYVGVTFLGYFMRTPVHFFALALLVGMVQGGSQALSRSLFAQMVPRDRAAEFFGLFSVFEKVTAVAGPLVFAATVELTGSSRQAVLSLLFFFVSGAAVLSRVDVAAGRRAAREAEARAGWRGDGAPEVTSAPEGAPDASRGV
- a CDS encoding ornithine cyclodeaminase family protein — protein: MRTLLLTRSDVSRNLQAPLLLEDMREAFRTDALARTVAPQRARAPLHAEGTALVLFPGSLPSIPAYSVKVHAKFPGQSPAIRGVVHLHDVATGEVMAVMDAGHLTAVRTGVVGALSADVLARPDASRVALIGAGRQAVLQLKSLRLVRSLTHVRVFDTAPERSLAFATRMYQELNLPVRMAESMEEAVSDADIIVTATWSRHPFLHPGMVRPGTHIIALGADEPGKAELSAELLRQSRFIVDHRGLAVSTGAAGAVGLGEESIHAELGEVLAGLKPGRTSAEDVTVFAAVGLPFQDLAAAWHVYQSVQGDDAVGGVDFGA
- a CDS encoding ATP-binding protein, giving the protein MLETESRTAGDKEASGARTLKAAEFLRAHQEEVLEDWQRAMRAFHVGHAAQPSWLLDHMPQLLNMLADLIDHGPDEILTTVPDEHAMSRLDAGFDLGQVASEYALLRKCILHRMEAEAAYPAPGELERMEDALDRIVTRTVTSFSQGRQRILQALDRMTQAALDSPSMASLPSRLLTVLVESALSVDSAAFVLVEGDALVVRAAVGLGADEALGVSLEREEGFVGEVLRQRQPLTLRSASTDPRVTLPTLKQEGLRAVYGVPLLDGDQLLGMAYMCSRTAFVFSEPDALLFRTMAQRATAHLVQARLRARERQAHADAQRSLAQLDALLASTPLGIAQLDRELRFVRINQAMADIDGHSPEAHLGRRFQEMAPVTAVATFEPMFRRMIETGEPVDAVEFTIPGDARTFQASVHPVRTPDQGVLGLSCTVVDVSHHKRAEAVLQRAVDFREQLMAVLGHDLRNPLNAINASAFQLTRSEDLTPPERRAVDRIRKATARMGRMITDILDFARTRLGGGLPVARQPMDFVEVCQATLEELRVSAPERSLVFEAHGDTRGNWDPDRVSQVLGNLVANALQHGQEDRPVCVTVRGEAREVVLEVHNTGEPIASELMPRLFDPFKSMPATAPPQDVARKKRSLGLGLYIVSQIVGAHGGHVEVRSNRDQGTTFTVHWPRTLTTLGGA